The following proteins come from a genomic window of Microbacterium sulfonylureivorans:
- a CDS encoding acyltransferase, with protein MTHSSAVRIVESADVSPDAHIGDGSSIWHLAQVREQAVLGRNCIVGRGAYIGTGVVLGDNCKVQNYALVYEPAKLGDGVFIGPAVVLTNDTYPRAINADGSLKSAHDWEPVGVTIETGASIGARATCVAPVTIGAWATVAAGAVVVKDVPPFALVAGVPARRLGWVGKAGIPLTREAPEGAWICPATGARYIESDGHLTEEIA; from the coding sequence GTGACCCACTCTTCCGCCGTGCGCATCGTCGAATCGGCCGACGTCTCCCCCGACGCCCACATCGGCGACGGATCCTCGATCTGGCATCTCGCCCAGGTGCGCGAGCAGGCCGTCCTCGGTCGCAACTGCATCGTCGGCCGCGGCGCCTACATCGGCACCGGCGTCGTGCTGGGCGACAACTGCAAGGTCCAGAACTACGCGCTGGTATACGAGCCCGCGAAGCTGGGCGATGGAGTGTTCATCGGCCCGGCGGTCGTGCTGACCAACGACACGTATCCGCGGGCGATCAACGCGGACGGGTCTCTCAAGAGCGCGCACGACTGGGAGCCGGTCGGGGTCACGATCGAGACCGGCGCCTCCATCGGCGCCCGTGCGACGTGCGTCGCACCCGTGACGATCGGCGCGTGGGCCACCGTCGCCGCCGGTGCCGTGGTCGTCAAGGACGTCCCGCCGTTCGCCCTCGTGGCCGGGGTCCCCGCCCGCCGGCTCGGATGGGTCGGCAAGGCCGGCATCCCCCTCACCCGCGAGGCGCCCGAGGGCGCCTGGATCTGCCCGGCGACGGGCGCGCGCTACATCGAGTCCGACGGACACCTGACAGAGGAGATCGCGTGA
- a CDS encoding DUF2304 domain-containing protein codes for MTPMTYAFGIAAALLALVAIIELMRRATLRERHAVWWLVGGVLALIVAIFPQTLTWAAQLLGIAVPTNLVFFIAIGLLFLVSLQYGAELTRVEDKIRTLAEQSAFHELRLAELEQSARDSLGTPSGADESPADTAPDDGSDASR; via the coding sequence ATGACCCCGATGACCTACGCCTTCGGCATCGCCGCCGCGCTGCTCGCACTCGTCGCGATCATCGAGCTGATGCGTCGCGCCACGCTCCGCGAGCGGCATGCGGTGTGGTGGCTCGTCGGCGGAGTCCTCGCGCTCATCGTGGCGATCTTCCCGCAGACGCTCACGTGGGCCGCTCAGCTTCTGGGCATCGCGGTGCCGACGAACCTGGTGTTCTTCATCGCGATCGGGCTGCTGTTCCTCGTCAGCCTGCAGTACGGAGCCGAGCTCACCCGGGTCGAGGACAAGATCCGCACGCTCGCCGAGCAGAGCGCCTTCCACGAGCTGCGACTGGCAGAGCTCGAGCAGTCCGCGCGGGACTCCCTCGGCACACCGTCGGGTGCCGACGAGTCGCCCGCCGACACGGCGCCCGACGACGGCTCGGACGCGTCGCGATGA
- a CDS encoding glycosyltransferase family 2 protein, which produces MPAPVHSLLVVVPALNEEESVAAVVRSVREAVPGAVCLVVDDGSTDGTARVAGAADATVLRLPFNLGVGGAMRAGFRYARDHGHSIVVQVDADGQHDPAYIPDLIAGLDEADVVIGARFAGVGDYGARGPRRWAMRTLAWAVSRVAGRRLDDVTSGFKANGPAAVRLFADTYPAEYLGDTVEALVIGARAGLRLTQHPVAMRPRQAGEPSHQPLRATVYLVRAGMAFLLALLRPRVPIPAEVAA; this is translated from the coding sequence ATGCCCGCCCCCGTGCACAGCCTTCTGGTCGTCGTTCCGGCGCTCAACGAGGAGGAGTCGGTCGCTGCGGTGGTGCGCAGCGTCCGTGAGGCGGTCCCGGGCGCGGTGTGCCTCGTCGTCGACGACGGATCGACGGATGGCACGGCCCGCGTGGCCGGTGCCGCCGACGCGACCGTGCTGCGCCTGCCGTTCAACCTCGGCGTCGGGGGGGCGATGCGCGCCGGATTCCGGTACGCCAGGGACCACGGCCACTCGATCGTCGTCCAGGTCGACGCGGACGGTCAGCACGATCCGGCCTACATCCCCGACCTCATCGCGGGGCTGGATGAGGCCGACGTCGTCATCGGCGCGCGCTTCGCGGGAGTCGGCGACTACGGCGCCCGCGGCCCGCGACGATGGGCGATGCGCACCCTCGCGTGGGCGGTGAGCCGCGTCGCCGGGCGCCGGCTCGACGACGTCACGAGCGGGTTCAAGGCGAACGGTCCGGCGGCGGTGCGCCTGTTCGCCGACACCTACCCCGCGGAATACCTCGGCGACACGGTCGAGGCGCTCGTGATCGGGGCCCGCGCGGGTCTGCGGCTCACACAGCATCCCGTCGCCATGCGCCCCCGCCAGGCAGGCGAACCGTCGCACCAGCCGCTGCGCGCGACGGTGTACCTGGTCCGCGCGGGCATGGCCTTCCTGCTCGCCCTCCTTCGTCCTCGTGTGCCCATCCCGGCGGAGGTCGCCGCATGA
- a CDS encoding glycosyltransferase family 4 protein translates to MTSAGTGRTAVVIASRLFVPEVSAGAFRLGALARGLTDAAASVTVVTTVPPQHAPATPDPAGVSVSRWPVLRDSGGNVRGYLQYASFDVPLLLRLIFRRWSLAVAESPPTTGLVVAMAAAVRRRPFAYYAADVWTDGVKSMGASSAVVEVMRRMERAVLRRAAVTLSISDEVTDRLVALGADRERVVVVGNGIDTDVFAPGVAPAADERYFVYTGTMSEWQRPEIFVRAFAAIAQEHPDVRLRFFGQGAVERDLRSLAEQLVPGRVVFGGVVSPAESASWIRGATAALVSIAPGIGYDFARPTKTYAAAACGTPVLFTGARSGRELVADAELGEAVEFETDAVADAMRRLLDAEASGETERRRPERAAWALAHVSLAAVGQRAAEAVLSALSRRP, encoded by the coding sequence ATGACCTCGGCAGGCACCGGCCGCACAGCGGTCGTCATCGCCTCGCGCCTGTTCGTGCCCGAGGTGAGCGCCGGCGCGTTCCGCCTGGGGGCGCTGGCACGAGGGCTGACGGATGCCGCGGCATCCGTCACCGTCGTGACCACGGTGCCGCCGCAGCACGCTCCTGCGACGCCCGACCCCGCGGGCGTCTCGGTCTCTCGCTGGCCGGTGCTGCGCGACAGCGGGGGGAATGTGCGCGGCTACCTGCAGTACGCCAGCTTCGACGTTCCCCTGCTCCTGCGGCTGATCTTCCGCCGATGGAGCCTCGCGGTGGCCGAGTCGCCTCCCACCACGGGGCTCGTCGTCGCCATGGCGGCGGCGGTGCGACGCCGTCCCTTCGCGTACTACGCCGCCGACGTGTGGACCGACGGCGTGAAGTCGATGGGCGCTTCGTCGGCGGTGGTCGAGGTCATGCGACGGATGGAGCGCGCGGTGCTGCGACGCGCGGCCGTCACCCTGTCGATCTCCGACGAGGTGACCGACCGACTGGTCGCGCTCGGTGCCGATCGCGAACGAGTGGTGGTGGTCGGCAACGGCATCGACACCGACGTCTTCGCTCCCGGCGTCGCGCCCGCCGCCGATGAGCGCTACTTCGTCTACACCGGCACGATGTCGGAGTGGCAGCGCCCCGAGATCTTCGTGCGCGCCTTCGCCGCCATCGCGCAGGAGCATCCGGATGTGAGGCTGCGGTTCTTCGGCCAGGGCGCGGTCGAGCGCGATCTGCGATCCCTCGCCGAGCAGCTGGTCCCCGGCCGCGTCGTCTTCGGCGGCGTCGTCAGTCCTGCGGAGTCGGCGTCGTGGATCCGCGGTGCGACCGCGGCGCTCGTGAGCATCGCTCCCGGGATCGGCTACGACTTCGCCCGTCCGACCAAGACCTACGCTGCCGCCGCGTGCGGCACGCCGGTGCTGTTCACCGGGGCGCGCTCCGGCCGGGAGCTCGTCGCGGATGCCGAGCTCGGCGAAGCCGTGGAGTTCGAGACGGATGCCGTCGCCGACGCCATGCGACGGCTGCTGGACGCGGAGGCGTCGGGGGAGACCGAGCGCCGTCGTCCGGAGCGGGCGGCGTGGGCCCTCGCGCACGTCTCGCTGGCCGCTGTGGGCCAGCGGGCCGCGGAGGCGGTGCTGTCGGCACTCAGCAGGCGGCCATGA